The segment CGAACAAGTAGCTGCTGGTTATGTTGTTTATGGAACTTCTACAATGTTGGTTTATACAACAGGAGATGGCGTAAATGGTTTTACTTTAAACCCCGCAATTGGTACCTTTTATTTATCACACCCAAATATGACTTTCCCTGAAGACGGAAATATGTACTCAGTAAATGAAGGAAATTATTTAGATTTCCCTTTAGGAGTGAAAAAATATATAAAATATTGTCAGGAAGAGGAAGGAGAAAGACCTTATACAAGTAGATATATTGGTTCTTTGGTTTCCGACTTTCATAGAAATATGATAAAAGGAGGAATTTATTTATACCCTAAAGGTTCTAGAAATCCTAATGGTAAATTGCGTTTATTATATGAATGTAATCCTATCGCTTTTATTGCAGAACAAGCAAATGGTAAATCTTCTGATGGTTACACAAGAACTATGGAAGTAGCACCTACAGAATTACACCAAAGAGTTCCATTTATTTGCGGAAGTAAAAACATGGTTAATAAGTTAGAAGAATTTATGCAAATTCATGGAGAATAAATCTTCTTTATAGCACAATAAATTATCAAAACGTAAACCTCTTGTAAAACCGTCTATTTATAGTTAATTTTACAATTGTAAAAATGGTACTAACTTTTAAATAAAATAAAAAATGGCTTTTAAATTACCAGAATTAGACTATGCATATGATGCATTAGAACCAAATATTGATGCTAGAACTATGGAAATTCACCACAGTAAACATCATCAAGGATATACAACAAAATTAAACGGAGCAATTGCAGGAACTGATTTAGAAGGAAAATCTATAGAAGATATTCTAACTAATTTAGATATGAGTAATGGCGCTGTAAGAAATAATGGTGGTGGTTTTTACAATCATTCATTATTCTGGACAGTAATGAACCCTGAAGATAAAGGATACTTATCTGGCGAACTAAAAGATGCTATTGAAGCTGCTTTTGGTTCTAAAGAAGCGTTTATGGAAGCTTTTTCTAATGCTGCTGCAACACAATTTGGTTCTGGTTGGGCTTGGTTATGTGTGCATAAAGGCGGTAAAGTAGAAGTTTGTTCTACGCCAAACCAAGACAATCCATTAATGCCAGGTGTTACTTGTAGCGGAACTCCTATTTTAGGTTTAGATGTTTGGGAACATGCATATTACTTAAACTACCAAAACAGAAGACCAGATTATATTAATGCATTTTTTAATGTAATTAACTGGAACGAAGTTGAACGCAGATATGCTGAAGCTAAATAATAGCACAACTTTTTTTTAGCAACTCACTCATACAATAAACAAGTAAAAGGTGAGTTTTTAAAACTCTTATACAATAAAAAAGCATCCTAAATTTAGGATGCTTTTTACTTTATATATAACTCTTATTGGTATTAATAAGCTCTTTTATCATTTCCTTCATAGAAATTAATAAATGCTTCATTTACTACTCTATGACCTCCAGGTGTAGGGTAATCTCCAGTAAAATACCAGTCTCCTAAATTATCTGGACATGCTATATGCAAGTTTTCTACAGATTGGTAGATAACTTCTACTTCCGCTTTTATATCTTTAGTTCTTAACATTTCAGCAATTTTTGCAGAAACTTCTTCTCTAGTAAAAGGAGCATAAATTTCTTTTACAAAATTTATAATTTCTACATCGCTTTTAGATTGTTGTGCTTTACTTTTCTTGTAAACGTCATCAATTATATGTTTTTGATTTGTATCTTTTAATAATTCAATTGCCGCTTTAAAAGCAATAAAATCATTAATTCTTGCCATATCAATTCCATAACAATCTGGATAACGAATTTGAGGAGCAGAAGAAACTACAACAATTTTCTTTGGATTTAATCTATCTAGAATCTTTATAATACTTTTCTTCAAAGTTGTTCCACGAACAATACTATCATCTATTATAACAAGATTATCTGTAGGTTTTACAACGCCATAAGTAATATCGTAAACATGCTCTACCAAATCATCTCTACTGCTATCATCTGCAATAAAAGTTCTTAGTTTTGCATCTTTAATTGCAATTTTCTCAAAACGTGCTCTTTCAGACAAAATTTCAGTTACTCTTTTAGCTGACAGCTTTGTGCCTCCTGCTAATATTTTAGCGGTTTTCTGTTGATTTAATAAATCCTCAGCAGCTTCAGTCATCCCATAAAAAGAAGTTTCTGCTGTGTTTGGAATAAATGAAAAAACAGTATTCGAGATATCACTATCTATAGATTTTAAAATTTGAGGAAACACTAGTTTTCCTAAATGTTTTCGCTCTTTATAAATACCTGCATCACTTCCTCTAGAAAAATAGATACGTTCAAAAGAACAGGCCTTATTCTCTCTTGGCTCCAATACTTCTTTAATGGAAGTCTTTCCACTTTTTTTAATAATTAATGCGTGTCCTCTTTTTAATTCTTGAACTTTATCAATGGTAACATTAAAAACAGTCTGAATTACAGGTCTTTCTGAAGCAACAACTACAACCTCATCATCTTCATAAAAAAATGTTGGTCTAATTCCATTTGGATCTCTTAAAACAAAAGCATCTCCATGACCTACTAAACCTGCCATTGCATAGCCTCCATCCCAATTTTTAGAAGATCTTTTTAATACTTTTTTTATACTAAGGTTTTCCTCTATAAATGGTGAAGCATCTTTTTTACTAAATCCTTTTTCTTTTGCTTTTATATACAATTTAGATACTTCATCTTCTAAAAAGTGACCAATTTTTTCCATTACAGTTACAGTATCTGTAAACTCTTTTGGGTGCTGACCTAACTCAACTAATTCTTCTAACATTTGTTTAGAATTTGTCATGTTAAAATTACCAGCAACAATTAGATTTTTGTGTTTCCAGTTACTTTGACGTAAAAATGGATGTACACTTTCTATACTGTTTTTACCAAAAGTACCATATCTAACATGACCTAAAAATAAGTTTCCAACATAAGGCATATTCTCTTCTTGCCAAGCAACATCATCTTTCCTATCAGGATTTTCTTCTAAAACACCGTTTAATCTTTCATTAATTTGAGCAAAAATATCTTGAATTGGTTGTGATTTATTAGAACGAACTCTACTAATATATCTTGTTCCTGGTTCAACATTAAATTTTACACTTGCAAAACCTGCACCATCTTGACCACGATTGTGCTGTTTCTCCATTAATAAATACATTTTATTAATTCCGTAAAAAGCAGAACCGTATTTATCTTTGTAAAACTGTAAAGGTTTTTTTAATCGAACAAGTGCAATTCCACATTCATGTTTAATAGCATCACTCATTTTATTGTTAGTTGTTTTTGTTGTTAGTGTGTCGTTTTGTTGTAAAAAAAAATCCGCAGCAAAAACCGCGGATTAAAATTAAGATATTTTTATATCAAATTGTGTTAATTCTCTAAAAGCTTGCAAACGAGATTTAACATCTTCTTCTGTAAGCACTTGCATGCGTTCTGTTCCAAATTTCTCAACGCAAAACGAAGCTAAATTAGAACCATAAATAACAGCATTTTTCATGTTTTCAAAAGAAACATCTTCTGTACTCGCTAAATACCCACAGAAACCTCCTGCAAATGTATCTCCTGCTCCTGTTGGGTCAAAAACTTCTGCTAATGGCAAAGCGGGTGCATAAAACATATTTCCTTCATTAAATAATAAAGCGCCATGTTCTCCTTTTTTGATTACCACATATTTTGGCCCCATTTCATGAATTTTCTTTGCGGCATTTACCAAAGAATATTCTCCAGATAATTGACGCGCTTCTTCATCATTAATGGTAATAACGTCTACTCTTTTTAAAACAGTATGTAAATCTTCTAAAGCAATATCCATCCAAAAATTCATAGTATCTAAAACTACTAATTTTGGTCTTTCTCTCATTTGATCTAATACAGATGCTTGCGTTAATGGGTGTAAATTACCTAACATTACAATTGCTGCATCTTTAAAACCGTCAGGCACAACGGGTGTAAATGTCTCTAATACATTTAACTCTGTAATTAAAGTATCTCGTGAATTCATATCATTATGATATTTACCACTCCAGAAAAATGTTTTTCCTTCTTTTACAATTTCAATTCCATCAGTACTTATTCCTTTAGAATTCATCATTTCTAAATATGAAGAAGGAAAATCTCCTCCAACTACAGAAACAACGCCTGTTTTTACACCAAATTGTGATGCTGCTAATCCTACGTAGGTTCCAGAACCACCTAAGATTTTATCTGTTTTTCCAAACGGAGTTTCTATGGCGTCAAAAGCGACTGTTCCTACTGCTAATAATTTGCTCATTTCTTGTTTTTTTACCGTAATTTTGCTGTTTACAAAAACCGGCATTTTCGCTGCAAAAATAAGTTTAAAAAATGAGTATCAAAGAAATACAAGAAGAAATTATTGAGGAGTTTTCTATGTTTGATGATTGGATGGAACGTTATGAATACATGATAGAACTTGGAAAATCGTTACCTATTATTAAGGCAGAGCATAAATTAGATGAAAATTTAATTAAAGGCTGCCAATCTAAAGTATGGTTGTTTTCTGAGTTAGAAAACAATATCATAAAATATTCTGCAGATAGTGATGCTATTATAACAAAAGGAATTGTGGCATTATTATT is part of the Polaribacter sp. SA4-10 genome and harbors:
- the fbp gene encoding class 1 fructose-bisphosphatase, producing MANKNQTLGEFIIDNQHAFKYSSGELSSLLNSIRLAAKVVNHEVNKAGLIDITGAAGDTNIQGEDQQKLDVYANEKFIQTLTKRNIVCGIASEEEDSFISINSIDENHQNKYVVLIDPLDGSSNIDVNVSVGTIFSIYRRITPVGTPVQLEDFLQKGIEQVAAGYVVYGTSTMLVYTTGDGVNGFTLNPAIGTFYLSHPNMTFPEDGNMYSVNEGNYLDFPLGVKKYIKYCQEEEGERPYTSRYIGSLVSDFHRNMIKGGIYLYPKGSRNPNGKLRLLYECNPIAFIAEQANGKSSDGYTRTMEVAPTELHQRVPFICGSKNMVNKLEEFMQIHGE
- a CDS encoding superoxide dismutase, with product MAFKLPELDYAYDALEPNIDARTMEIHHSKHHQGYTTKLNGAIAGTDLEGKSIEDILTNLDMSNGAVRNNGGGFYNHSLFWTVMNPEDKGYLSGELKDAIEAAFGSKEAFMEAFSNAAATQFGSGWAWLCVHKGGKVEVCSTPNQDNPLMPGVTCSGTPILGLDVWEHAYYLNYQNRRPDYINAFFNVINWNEVERRYAEAK
- a CDS encoding amidophosphoribosyltransferase, whose protein sequence is MSDAIKHECGIALVRLKKPLQFYKDKYGSAFYGINKMYLLMEKQHNRGQDGAGFASVKFNVEPGTRYISRVRSNKSQPIQDIFAQINERLNGVLEENPDRKDDVAWQEENMPYVGNLFLGHVRYGTFGKNSIESVHPFLRQSNWKHKNLIVAGNFNMTNSKQMLEELVELGQHPKEFTDTVTVMEKIGHFLEDEVSKLYIKAKEKGFSKKDASPFIEENLSIKKVLKRSSKNWDGGYAMAGLVGHGDAFVLRDPNGIRPTFFYEDDEVVVVASERPVIQTVFNVTIDKVQELKRGHALIIKKSGKTSIKEVLEPRENKACSFERIYFSRGSDAGIYKERKHLGKLVFPQILKSIDSDISNTVFSFIPNTAETSFYGMTEAAEDLLNQQKTAKILAGGTKLSAKRVTEILSERARFEKIAIKDAKLRTFIADDSSRDDLVEHVYDITYGVVKPTDNLVIIDDSIVRGTTLKKSIIKILDRLNPKKIVVVSSAPQIRYPDCYGIDMARINDFIAFKAAIELLKDTNQKHIIDDVYKKSKAQQSKSDVEIINFVKEIYAPFTREEVSAKIAEMLRTKDIKAEVEVIYQSVENLHIACPDNLGDWYFTGDYPTPGGHRVVNEAFINFYEGNDKRAY
- a CDS encoding PfkB family carbohydrate kinase encodes the protein MSKLLAVGTVAFDAIETPFGKTDKILGGSGTYVGLAASQFGVKTGVVSVVGGDFPSSYLEMMNSKGISTDGIEIVKEGKTFFWSGKYHNDMNSRDTLITELNVLETFTPVVPDGFKDAAIVMLGNLHPLTQASVLDQMRERPKLVVLDTMNFWMDIALEDLHTVLKRVDVITINDEEARQLSGEYSLVNAAKKIHEMGPKYVVIKKGEHGALLFNEGNMFYAPALPLAEVFDPTGAGDTFAGGFCGYLASTEDVSFENMKNAVIYGSNLASFCVEKFGTERMQVLTEEDVKSRLQAFRELTQFDIKIS
- a CDS encoding SufE family protein, with amino-acid sequence MSIKEIQEEIIEEFSMFDDWMERYEYMIELGKSLPIIKAEHKLDENLIKGCQSKVWLFSELENNIIKYSADSDAIITKGIVALLLRVFSNQKPIDILAAETKFIDEIGLKEHLSPTRANGLVSMIKQIKLYAIAQQTKLSN